One Eretmochelys imbricata isolate rEreImb1 chromosome 9, rEreImb1.hap1, whole genome shotgun sequence genomic window, aATTTAAAATGTCACTGTCCAAAAGGTAGTGTACACCATAGCTGAagcagaagaggaaaaataaacaaCGTTAATGAACAGTTGGAGTGGAGGAAGTTTGGGCTATGATTGATTATTATATTTATTCTTACTGAACAttgatattacagtagcaccaagaGGCCTCAGCCAGTTTGGAGCTTCATTGCACAAAGTGCTGTACAACCGCACAGCAAATGGCAGGGAAAAATTTCTGAAAGCATctaaggggccagatttttaaaggcatttaggcacctaaagatgcagatagatgcctaaTGGGATTTGCAAAAGTACTTTTCTGCATCTGTAGACACCAAATATCTTTGAAAGTCTGACCCTTGGGTTCCTAGGTCGCACTAATTTTCAGTGGATATGTGGCTCCCAAAGCCAACATGActtgaaaatgggactcaggcTCCTAGATCACTTAGCTGCTTTGGAAAATTGTACCCTAAAGGACAAAACATATTTACCATTAGTGATGACATGATATTTACACCCCCACCTTCCTACACatttggggagagggatagctcaatggtttgagtattggcccgctaaacccagggttgtaagttcaattcttgagggggccatttagggatctcgggcaaaaactggggattggtcctgctttgagtagggggttggatgaggtgaccttctgaggtcccttccaaccctgatattctatgatttcattaGGTCCTGGGGAAActtgggagaagaggtggtttcTGAGAGACTTTCCTACGAAGTGGTCTGCAGACAGAAAATGGCTGAGTCACTGACTAAGAGGAAGTACACATTGTGCAGTTTATTTTAGTCACAGGACTATCAGGGCTGGAAAGGACACCTCGTTTGGCTAGATCCAGTCATTCAGTCTTATTTTGTTGCATATGACCACTGCCTTCTGTGCCTTGAATAAGGGCCTTATAAGTGGTGGGGCAGTATGTTTTGTACAGATTTTCCACTAACGTGTTACTTCCTGCAACCACAGTCTTGTGTTCCTTGTTCATGAAGTTCCACAGGTGCAAAGCATAGGAGTTGTTGAAGTCAGGGCTTCTCTTCCAAACCTTGTAGTACTGCCTCCATGCTGGGTAAGGGATGGGGTAGAAACGCTGAGGATGTAAGAAGGAAATGTTCTGACAGCTCTGATCCTCCACATTATGGAAATTGGTCAGGTGGCACAAGGCTTGCAGCCTTCTCGTCATTAAGATGGGTCCTTGGTTTCCCCAAATGCGTCCATTGTAGTTTTGAACAAAATCTTTCATGCAATCCCaaatgaaccagtgatggtgaGGAAAGCCAAAAATCCCactgctggagaactgggaaGCCTGGGCTGCCAGGAAGTTTGTCACTGGAATAGGCCTGATGGAGATGACATCTGTGTCCATGTAGGTCCCACCGTATTTCCAAATGAGTGCAAGTCTGCTGGCATCAGAGCTGATATGAGCCCAGTACTTTTCCTGGGTTGCATTTACCTGCAGAGTTGGAAAGGGATCATAGAGATGCAATTGACTCCACTTCGAAACACCTGATCCCATTAGCTATATATTCTATAAAACTCTTAACAGTATCTATCCTTACTTTAATCCCTTTAAAATTAatggctgtttttctttttcagttatgAAACTTTGCTAAAAAAAGGCAAGAGCAGCTGTAGGTTTTGTTCAATGTGATTCTACAGGTGTTTCCAAGGTGCAGTAAACTCCAAGGAAATATGCAACATTTATGAAATAATGAGAATATGAATTATGAACTGTAATTTCCACAAAAACAACCTCCCCCATCTcaatttacacacacactgtctgATACCAAGCCCGTGGGATTCAATTGAaagattctcattgatttcagtgagctttggaatAGGCCCCTCCTGGCAATCTCTAAAGAGGATAAAAAGTGAGAGAAATTCAGGCCTTGGGTTATGCCAGTGCACGGAGGGCTGGTGTACCAGTATAGCAGCCAGGTCCCTGTTTATTCTCCAGACTCTccacttccatttaaaaataagtgaaatAATGACGTCCTTAGCTATAATGGTTGTCAATCGACCCATGGAAACATGAAACAAGTGCAGAATAATGCAGTGAAGTCTACCTGAGTTTTCAGACAGGACTCAAAGGA contains:
- the LOC144269733 gene encoding alpha-1,4-N-acetylglucosaminyltransferase-like, producing MLKEIQIVLWFLFVFVFALFYKLSLWSGCIFSCMPIAKQFLTQEDIMSQSRSIIFVETTDRLEPPPLVSCSVESAARIYHDRPVVFFMKGLNNSTWLDSNSAYTAFSLLSAMKNVFIFPFQMETLFQETPLLPWYHKVNATQEKYWAHISSDASRLALIWKYGGTYMDTDVISIRPIPVTNFLAAQASQFSSSGIFGFPHHHWFIWDCMKDFVQNYNGRIWGNQGPILMTRRLQALCHLTNFHNVEDQSCQNISFLHPQRFYPIPYPAWRQYYKVWKRSPDFNNSYALHLWNFMNKEHKTVVAGSNTLVENLYKTYCPTTYKALIQGTEGSGHMQQNKTE